A DNA window from Halogeometricum borinquense DSM 11551 contains the following coding sequences:
- a CDS encoding amidohydrolase family protein yields the protein MEALSGTLLVGRSFEPMRGRVVVEDGQIERIEETETTSTDIILPAFVNAHTHLGDSVAKEAAIGLSLDKAVAPPDSLKHRRLAAADRSDLVSAMRRTLRFIERTGTVSCLDFRESGTAGARALHEAAASVSLDPFIFGSGKKSVLDVADGYGASGANDGDFTEQRAACRKRDVPFAIHAGEPDATDIHPALDLEPDLLVHMVHAEQDHLQRVTEQSVPVAVCPRANTVLDVGTPPVRELLDHTTVALGTDNVMLNPPSMFREMAYTVKQFDVTAREVLRMATTAGAEIVGLDCGVIAPGRRAALLVLNGDSDNLTGSVDPVQAVVRRATELDVKRVLV from the coding sequence ATGGAAGCACTCTCGGGAACTCTCCTCGTCGGCCGGTCGTTCGAGCCGATGCGGGGTCGTGTTGTCGTCGAAGACGGTCAGATCGAGCGTATCGAGGAGACAGAAACGACATCGACCGATATCATACTGCCGGCGTTCGTCAACGCTCACACGCATCTGGGTGACTCCGTTGCGAAGGAAGCGGCTATCGGGCTGTCGCTCGACAAAGCAGTGGCACCGCCGGACAGTCTGAAACACCGACGATTGGCGGCTGCTGACCGTTCCGACCTCGTATCAGCGATGCGCCGGACGCTCCGATTTATCGAGCGAACGGGGACGGTCTCCTGTTTGGACTTCCGGGAGTCCGGAACTGCCGGAGCACGCGCGCTCCATGAGGCGGCAGCGTCCGTTTCCCTTGACCCGTTCATCTTCGGGAGCGGAAAGAAGTCCGTCCTCGATGTTGCCGATGGGTACGGAGCCTCCGGGGCAAACGACGGCGACTTCACCGAACAGCGTGCTGCCTGCCGGAAACGCGACGTGCCCTTTGCGATCCACGCTGGCGAACCCGACGCGACCGACATCCATCCGGCACTCGATCTGGAGCCGGACCTCCTCGTCCACATGGTGCACGCAGAACAGGACCACCTGCAACGAGTTACAGAGCAGTCAGTCCCAGTGGCAGTCTGTCCGCGCGCGAACACCGTTCTCGACGTTGGAACCCCTCCAGTACGGGAATTACTCGATCACACGACGGTCGCACTCGGGACTGACAACGTCATGTTGAATCCCCCGTCGATGTTCCGGGAGATGGCGTACACGGTGAAACAGTTCGACGTTACCGCCCGAGAGGTGTTACGGATGGCGACGACGGCCGGTGCCGAAATCGTTGGACTCGATTGTGGTGTCATCGCTCCCGGCCGGCGCGCAGCACTCCTCGTCCTCAACGGTGACTCGGACAATCTGACGGGCTCTGTTGATCCAGTACAGGCAGTCGTTCGTCGCGCGACCGAGTTGGACGTCAAACGTGTCCTCGTCTAG
- a CDS encoding Lrp/AsnC family transcriptional regulator, which translates to MTDEKIDDVDKAILYALQEDARNMSSGDIAERTGTSDSTVRKRIQRLESDGVIKGYSASVDYQKSGYPLRMLLYCTAAIPERGDLVSDILAIDGVVSVQELVTGEQNLLVTAVGETDSDVTPVAQELLDMGLTVADEVLVRSHETTPFGKFNSKTQTGDDS; encoded by the coding sequence ATGACTGACGAGAAGATCGACGATGTCGACAAAGCGATCCTGTATGCACTCCAAGAAGACGCCCGAAACATGTCGTCCGGAGACATCGCGGAGCGGACCGGTACCTCCGACAGTACTGTCCGCAAGCGCATTCAGCGTCTCGAATCCGACGGCGTAATCAAAGGATACAGCGCCAGCGTTGATTATCAGAAATCAGGCTATCCGCTCCGAATGCTGCTTTACTGTACCGCTGCGATTCCCGAACGTGGTGACCTCGTCTCCGATATTCTGGCCATCGATGGCGTGGTATCAGTCCAGGAGTTGGTCACTGGTGAACAGAACCTCCTAGTCACTGCAGTCGGCGAGACGGACAGCGACGTTACACCCGTTGCACAGGAACTTCTCGATATGGGGCTCACCGTTGCCGACGAGGTCCTCGTTCGGAGTCACGAGACGACGCCCTTCGGAAAGTTCAATTCCAAGACGCAGACAGGAGACGATTCCTAG
- a CDS encoding ABC transporter substrate-binding protein, protein MQDRDISYGVPRRRDVLKAGCSILGGGVLAGCLGNDDASSADSTAAESTTNGESTAANDASTPYDVTVKPAGTNTFEEVPETYASFPGAWMDIAMALGIQPAAMMSLEQEQLKYYEALPDIDVDLDSVQPLLESSESEFDKEAFYEVDADVHLMDPRILKRYSGWDDSDLKEIEQNVGPILGSLIRFPYDRDPYYTLYEAFEKAAKIFQRQAQYEAWVDLKDSVFTEIQSRLPDDSPTVGAFIIRFNVDGKGFMAANIDAFRNDTRTFRKLGVDTAFKGETYVPYKKIGYEKLLEVDPEYIALVDNLTKSDNETFQETVEAAKNHETMSQLTAVQNDNFVRSAGTNMGPVIDLFSAEAVAMQLFPDEFGEWPGTIDDIPTENQLFDRQRVADIINGDV, encoded by the coding sequence ATGCAAGACCGAGATATCTCATACGGAGTCCCGAGGCGCAGAGATGTACTGAAAGCTGGCTGCAGCATTCTTGGCGGTGGAGTGCTTGCGGGCTGTCTCGGCAACGACGATGCATCGTCGGCAGATAGCACCGCGGCAGAGTCAACAACAAACGGCGAGTCCACAGCAGCAAACGATGCGTCAACACCGTATGATGTGACCGTTAAACCTGCTGGAACCAATACATTCGAGGAAGTGCCCGAAACGTACGCGAGTTTTCCTGGGGCTTGGATGGATATTGCGATGGCATTGGGTATCCAGCCGGCAGCAATGATGTCGCTTGAACAAGAGCAACTGAAGTATTACGAAGCGCTTCCGGATATCGATGTTGATCTGGATTCCGTGCAACCGCTGTTGGAATCCAGCGAATCGGAATTTGACAAAGAAGCCTTCTACGAAGTGGACGCCGATGTTCACTTGATGGATCCGCGGATACTCAAGCGGTACTCTGGGTGGGATGACAGCGATCTCAAGGAAATCGAGCAGAACGTCGGCCCGATTCTGGGGTCGCTGATTCGATTCCCATACGACCGCGATCCTTACTACACACTCTACGAAGCCTTCGAGAAGGCGGCGAAAATCTTCCAGCGTCAGGCACAGTACGAAGCATGGGTTGACCTCAAGGACTCGGTATTTACCGAGATTCAGTCACGACTCCCGGATGACAGCCCGACTGTCGGGGCCTTCATCATTCGGTTCAATGTAGATGGGAAGGGGTTCATGGCGGCAAATATCGATGCGTTCAGAAACGACACCAGAACCTTCCGTAAGCTCGGCGTCGACACTGCGTTCAAAGGGGAGACGTACGTTCCGTACAAGAAGATTGGATACGAAAAACTCCTTGAGGTAGACCCAGAGTATATCGCTTTAGTTGATAATTTGACAAAGTCGGACAACGAAACGTTTCAAGAAACCGTCGAAGCAGCCAAAAATCACGAAACGATGAGCCAACTGACCGCCGTGCAAAACGATAACTTCGTCCGTTCTGCCGGGACGAATATGGGACCGGTGATTGATCTCTTCTCGGCGGAAGCGGTCGCGATGCAATTGTTCCCCGACGAGTTCGGCGAGTGGCCGGGCACTATCGACGATATCCCCACGGAAAACCAGCTATTCGACCGCCAGCGAGTCGCGGATATCATCAACGGCGACGTTTGA
- a CDS encoding sulfite exporter TauE/SafE family protein translates to MLLESLVVLFAGIGAGAVTGLIGASAVVVVTPVLITVLGYNPYTAIGISLVTDVFASSVSAATYWRNGNIRIRGGLTIAFTAVLAAVVGSWLSGDVDPTTLGGLSGVVILLMGVSFTRKSLNERLESFRETADLSAVREHKTVASALAGGFIGTMTGVFGAGGGVMILIILTFILEYEVHTAVGTSVLIMIFTALSGGVSHFIVESAVPFAALGISGIGGIVGAFLAARYANLVSEERLSTVIGMTFVGLGGFVVLQRLPF, encoded by the coding sequence ATGCTGTTAGAGTCGCTCGTTGTGCTATTCGCAGGGATTGGTGCCGGTGCCGTCACTGGTCTGATCGGTGCATCCGCAGTGGTGGTTGTGACTCCAGTTCTCATCACAGTTCTGGGGTACAACCCGTACACAGCAATCGGGATTAGTCTCGTAACAGACGTGTTCGCGTCATCTGTCTCCGCGGCTACGTACTGGCGGAATGGAAACATTCGAATTCGAGGGGGCCTCACCATCGCCTTCACAGCGGTTCTCGCGGCTGTCGTCGGGAGTTGGCTGTCCGGTGACGTGGATCCGACGACGCTCGGTGGGTTGTCCGGGGTCGTGATTTTACTTATGGGCGTCTCGTTCACACGGAAATCGCTTAACGAACGGCTCGAGTCGTTTCGAGAGACCGCCGACTTATCCGCTGTCCGGGAACACAAGACGGTCGCCTCGGCACTCGCCGGAGGCTTCATCGGAACGATGACCGGCGTCTTCGGGGCTGGTGGCGGAGTTATGATTCTCATCATTCTCACGTTCATCCTCGAGTACGAGGTTCACACCGCCGTTGGTACGTCCGTCCTGATCATGATTTTCACGGCGCTCTCCGGCGGTGTGAGCCACTTTATCGTCGAGTCAGCTGTCCCGTTCGCCGCGCTGGGGATCAGTGGTATCGGTGGCATCGTCGGAGCCTTCCTCGCTGCACGGTACGCGAATCTGGTATCCGAAGAACGGCTCTCGACTGTTATCGGTATGACGTTCGTCGGTCTCGGCGGGTTCGTTGTCCTCCAGCGACTTCCGTTTTGA
- a CDS encoding CBS domain-containing protein: MYTVADLAINNRLQTVEYDLKLESALRQMFENSYTQVGVERDDELVGIVTYRSVIRTLLAFHQLEVDQKGLDRISVGAAVEDVHTISEDENILTVFDALAEHTYLVVIRDDEWRILTDYDLLTRLKQMLEPFLLIESIEMRLREIFERVFGDALSDRLAETFGEEHPLPTPTSVEHCSYAHYAQFISIHWDEFESLFDDQQDVIRELVLEIGDMRNRLFHFRVEDPDEFDRDLLRFGQSYFSSV, from the coding sequence ATGTACACGGTCGCAGACCTAGCGATCAACAACCGGCTCCAGACCGTTGAATACGATCTCAAGCTTGAATCGGCGCTTCGCCAGATGTTCGAGAATAGCTATACTCAGGTCGGCGTTGAACGCGACGACGAGCTAGTCGGTATCGTTACGTACAGATCTGTTATCCGAACATTATTGGCGTTTCACCAGTTGGAAGTCGATCAAAAAGGGTTAGACAGAATCTCGGTAGGGGCGGCAGTTGAAGATGTACACACAATTAGCGAGGATGAGAATATTCTCACAGTATTCGATGCGCTCGCGGAACACACGTATCTAGTAGTTATCCGAGACGACGAGTGGCGAATCCTCACCGATTACGACCTCCTGACGAGATTGAAACAAATGCTTGAACCATTTCTGCTGATCGAATCGATCGAGATGCGACTACGGGAGATTTTCGAGCGGGTATTTGGAGACGCGCTTTCGGACCGACTGGCCGAAACGTTTGGAGAGGAGCATCCGCTGCCAACGCCGACATCTGTCGAACACTGTAGCTATGCACACTATGCTCAGTTTATCTCGATTCACTGGGACGAGTTTGAGTCACTCTTCGACGATCAGCAGGATGTGATTCGAGAGTTGGTGCTTGAAATTGGAGATATGCGAAACCGACTCTTCCACTTTCGCGTCGAAGATCCGGACGAATTCGATCGGGATCTATTACGCTTCGGCCAGTCGTATTTTTCGTCAGTGTAG
- a CDS encoding CIS tube protein produces MGTSGKLEKAQIIILNGNHENTTIDCKFNPNSYTLEKSVNYGELKATGSGASVQQFVDGNAERLSMELFFDTTDEVDSAKSVDKVDVREQYTKYIDLLLSVDGELHAPPVCRFVWGKGIDFTALVHSANKQFTKFLPSGVPVRARVSIVFQEFKTADYHKSEVSPESTDKTKVWTVSEGDTLWLIASEEYSDPAHWRTIAEHNNLENPRDIQAGQKLELPPL; encoded by the coding sequence ATGGGTACCTCAGGTAAACTAGAGAAAGCACAGATCATCATCCTGAACGGGAACCACGAAAACACGACTATCGACTGCAAGTTCAATCCAAACTCGTACACGCTCGAAAAAAGCGTTAACTACGGGGAACTGAAGGCGACTGGCTCGGGCGCATCCGTCCAGCAGTTCGTCGATGGAAACGCTGAGCGACTGTCGATGGAACTGTTCTTCGACACCACCGACGAGGTTGACTCAGCCAAATCCGTCGATAAGGTCGATGTCAGAGAGCAGTACACGAAGTACATCGATCTACTGCTCTCCGTGGACGGCGAACTCCACGCACCACCAGTATGTCGCTTCGTCTGGGGGAAAGGAATCGACTTTACGGCACTTGTCCACAGTGCAAACAAGCAATTCACGAAGTTCCTCCCCAGCGGTGTACCGGTACGCGCACGCGTGTCCATTGTATTTCAGGAGTTCAAAACGGCCGACTACCACAAATCCGAGGTCTCTCCGGAGTCCACTGACAAAACGAAAGTCTGGACAGTGAGCGAAGGAGACACGCTTTGGCTCATCGCATCCGAGGAGTACAGCGACCCGGCACACTGGCGAACGATTGCTGAACACAACAACCTCGAGAATCCCCGAGATATCCAAGCGGGACAGAAACTCGAACTGCCGCCTCTGTAA
- a CDS encoding phage late control D family protein gives MAPGINNHPAYSPRFKVEVGSKKFQEPGGRIADLVVETTFDGADRFSFTLNYPFDEERDQFAGLDWDLFSIGTDVEIAMGYGDKGQLTDLLTGKIHSINTEFTTDRGPSVQVSGYGLLWEMMQGTNSDSWEKTTIGDAVKDVLSSYSFSTTKVKSANIKRDKLIQDDRSDYKFVEQLASAYGFEFYAERDTVKFIPRSSQPNDKEPVEELWYGEDLHDFFGEITEQRQSHQVEVRSWDIHKKEEIKATAGSRSAKHKEVFRIPAMSRDEAEHIAKTKLGKFSDGIVQAHGETDGIPALRAGVTVKLEELGKRFSGKYHVTNATHRMGTSGYRTTFEATEVAG, from the coding sequence ATGGCTCCAGGAATCAACAACCACCCGGCCTACTCGCCGCGATTCAAAGTCGAGGTCGGGAGTAAGAAGTTCCAAGAACCCGGCGGACGGATCGCTGACCTCGTCGTCGAGACGACGTTCGATGGGGCCGACCGGTTCTCGTTCACGCTGAACTATCCGTTCGACGAGGAGCGAGACCAGTTCGCCGGACTCGACTGGGACCTGTTCAGCATCGGGACCGACGTCGAAATTGCGATGGGATACGGCGACAAAGGTCAACTGACGGACCTCTTGACCGGGAAGATCCACTCCATCAACACGGAGTTTACGACAGACAGAGGGCCGTCAGTCCAAGTCTCCGGATACGGACTGCTCTGGGAGATGATGCAGGGGACGAACTCGGATTCGTGGGAGAAAACCACGATTGGAGATGCCGTCAAAGACGTCCTGTCGTCGTATTCGTTCTCGACGACCAAGGTCAAGAGCGCAAATATCAAGCGGGACAAACTCATCCAAGACGACCGGAGCGACTACAAGTTCGTCGAGCAACTCGCGTCCGCCTACGGATTCGAGTTCTATGCGGAGCGCGATACGGTGAAGTTCATACCCCGGTCGTCGCAACCGAACGACAAAGAGCCAGTCGAGGAGTTGTGGTACGGCGAAGACCTCCACGACTTCTTCGGCGAAATCACCGAACAGCGGCAGAGCCACCAAGTGGAAGTCCGATCGTGGGACATCCACAAGAAAGAGGAGATCAAAGCGACCGCGGGCAGTCGAAGCGCAAAACACAAAGAAGTCTTCAGAATACCAGCCATGTCACGCGACGAAGCCGAACACATAGCCAAGACGAAACTCGGCAAGTTCTCAGACGGAATCGTTCAGGCCCACGGTGAAACCGACGGAATTCCCGCGCTTCGAGCGGGCGTCACGGTGAAGCTTGAAGAACTCGGGAAGCGGTTCTCGGGCAAATACCACGTCACGAACGCGACCCACCGGATGGGGACAAGCGGGTATCGAACAACGTTTGAGGCCACGGAGGTGGCTGGATGA
- a CDS encoding phage baseplate assembly protein V: protein MTHPDLFGAEQSGDDGIRGVAVGIVTDNQDPKDLGRVKLQFPWRDADDESYWARIATEMAGKEYGTYFLPEVEDEVLVAFENGDIHKPFVIGSLWNGKQKPPQKNSDGKNNTREIRSRSDHKIAFDDADKGSITIQTSAGNEIAIDDSGDSETIVVRDEKNDNSIAIDSGSGSVKIDAKKEIELSAQNIKINGKKSVDISGNKGVKVQSKGQMKLSSKAKLDIKSSGLMSVNATGPLQIKGAIIQLN, encoded by the coding sequence ATGACGCATCCTGATCTGTTCGGTGCCGAGCAGTCGGGCGACGACGGCATCCGTGGCGTCGCCGTCGGCATCGTCACGGACAATCAAGATCCGAAGGACCTCGGCCGAGTCAAGTTGCAGTTCCCGTGGCGAGACGCCGACGACGAAAGCTACTGGGCGCGGATTGCGACGGAGATGGCAGGAAAAGAGTACGGGACGTACTTCCTGCCGGAGGTCGAAGACGAAGTTCTCGTCGCGTTCGAGAACGGAGATATCCACAAACCGTTTGTCATCGGGTCGCTGTGGAACGGGAAACAAAAGCCGCCACAGAAGAACAGCGACGGGAAGAACAACACGCGCGAGATTCGGTCACGAAGCGACCACAAAATCGCGTTCGACGATGCCGATAAGGGGAGTATCACGATTCAAACGAGTGCCGGAAACGAGATCGCAATCGACGATTCGGGTGACTCCGAGACGATTGTCGTTCGTGACGAGAAAAACGACAACAGCATCGCAATCGACTCCGGAAGTGGGTCGGTGAAGATCGATGCGAAAAAAGAGATTGAGCTGTCGGCACAAAATATCAAGATAAACGGCAAAAAGAGCGTGGACATCTCCGGCAATAAGGGAGTCAAAGTCCAAAGCAAAGGACAGATGAAGCTCTCCAGCAAAGCAAAATTGGACATCAAAAGCAGCGGTCTCATGAGTGTCAACGCCACAGGGCCCCTCCAGATTAAGGGCGCTATCATCCAACTCAACTAA
- a CDS encoding PAAR domain-containing protein, translating to MKPAARLGDSTAHGKPLSGGIGSPNVLIGGKPAWRAGADMHVCPLVTGTVPHVGGVVAKGSTSVLINGMPAVRMGDKVIESGPPNTIISGDTTVLIG from the coding sequence ATGAAACCAGCAGCTAGACTCGGCGATTCAACGGCACACGGAAAGCCCCTGAGCGGTGGAATAGGTAGTCCAAACGTCCTGATTGGCGGGAAACCAGCGTGGCGTGCGGGAGCCGATATGCACGTCTGTCCGCTCGTCACCGGGACCGTCCCTCACGTCGGTGGTGTCGTTGCTAAAGGTAGCACCAGCGTGCTCATCAACGGCATGCCCGCCGTCAGAATGGGGGACAAAGTAATCGAGAGCGGCCCGCCGAACACCATCATCAGCGGCGACACAACCGTCCTCATTGGCTGA
- a CDS encoding GPW/gp25 family protein, giving the protein MSEDFLGKGWAYPVRPDHRGNIELSETDDDIKESIRIILGTAKGERVMRPDFGCDIHDHVYSAATPATLNVIETSVREALVRWEPRIDIEDVEAFTDEDDPNKILINIDYRVRTTNALANMVYPFHITEGDG; this is encoded by the coding sequence ATGTCTGAAGACTTTCTTGGCAAAGGCTGGGCCTACCCAGTGCGACCGGATCACCGAGGTAACATCGAACTCTCAGAAACCGACGACGACATCAAAGAGTCCATCCGCATCATCCTCGGGACCGCCAAAGGCGAACGTGTCATGCGCCCCGACTTCGGGTGCGACATCCACGACCACGTCTACTCGGCCGCCACCCCCGCCACGCTGAACGTCATCGAGACTAGCGTTCGGGAAGCGCTCGTGCGCTGGGAGCCGAGAATCGACATCGAAGACGTCGAAGCGTTCACCGACGAGGACGACCCCAACAAGATACTCATCAATATCGACTACCGGGTTCGTACCACGAACGCACTCGCAAACATGGTCTATCCCTTCCACATCACGGAGGGTGATGGATGA
- a CDS encoding putative baseplate assembly protein, with protein sequence MTTPPTIDDREEEDLFDELVDRADVYTDDWDPHTSDTGQTILRIFSTFEADVRNRLNSVPQKHRIGFLNAFGFDRRPPKAARVPLTFHVPGDLDRNVVIPGGTQAVAGAGDTSQLFEVPRNKGFEATGASLTDVIAVDPAEDAIVDHSSVLESTESVELFVGENLQQHHLYVANEDALNLQPGSMLSITAQVDIETEAFADAVVWEYYGEDESGDEGWHPLVPPQKRANTATADSGIEAVKEQLRERDSSDYDTLAGSQSVSGSVAADQSVYEGTFQIPGTITKRSVNGIESRWLRCRLTDRNRDVFSTSVRDLAVHVGSTDDVNGLEPDHLLSNDVPLSTDDGNIKPLGQLPQPPTSFYVACEEAFTKSGGTITLKFHPPEEDSDTSSDESDSTDGSDSAGSSAGRGADIGVIGGEPRLSWEYWNGDGWAQLDSVNDETDTFHNAGTVTFQVPDDIDPTTVSGHENVWIRARLVSGNYGQPSINVPENDVFDGLNSDPDPPVFGDVSIQYEHRGQPFDTVFRHNNASYSDDLTERIEAYAPFQDLPDDGQTVYLGFDDSLHDGPLTLFVPIDDTTYPQSFDPGMEWEYCTSPSEFSWTELDVRDRTGGFTERGIVTLTFPEETTAFDLFGRTRHWIRIRTTQDEFERPETAQQSQGPATARTVADRSSRTTTPPLLEGLHLNTRWAYNKRTIEDEILGSSDGSHDQSFRCAHAPMITIEVWVDEVSTLSAGERRTLLEERPNDVERVFDDRGDLAEFWVRWTNVEDFLDSGPTDRHYVVNKTLGTIEFGNGDNGAIPPSGQDNVRATYTTGGGSDGNVDAGSVSDLKSSISLVDDVSNPESGDGGADVESIDALVSRSANRIKHRGKAVTPSDYEQVALSEFRELSTVKCESTSDGDETRVTVIIVPETERDKPVPSMALKHQVRDVLTDCAPATVVESDDMDIVVRGPGYAEISVQATIRAPNLKSVSLLKQTIRRELDEYLHPLTGKDGKGWSFGELPSSDTLVQRLNDLEEVAETVEATTYVEINGERRALTERTADEILPQNTLVCSGQHDLRITMDME encoded by the coding sequence ATGACCACTCCCCCGACGATTGACGACCGCGAAGAAGAGGACCTGTTCGATGAGTTGGTAGACCGAGCAGACGTATACACCGACGACTGGGACCCTCATACGTCAGATACCGGCCAGACAATCCTTCGAATTTTCTCTACCTTCGAGGCCGATGTCCGGAATCGCCTCAACAGCGTCCCACAGAAACACCGAATCGGCTTTCTCAACGCGTTCGGATTCGACCGTCGTCCCCCGAAGGCCGCCAGAGTTCCGCTCACGTTCCACGTTCCGGGAGACCTCGACCGGAACGTCGTCATCCCCGGTGGCACGCAGGCAGTCGCCGGCGCAGGCGACACCTCACAACTCTTCGAGGTACCACGCAACAAAGGGTTCGAGGCGACGGGCGCGTCACTGACAGATGTCATCGCTGTCGATCCCGCCGAAGACGCCATCGTAGACCACTCCTCGGTGCTTGAGTCAACGGAGTCGGTCGAACTCTTCGTCGGTGAGAATCTTCAGCAACACCACCTTTACGTTGCGAACGAGGACGCGTTGAACCTCCAGCCCGGCTCCATGCTCTCGATTACTGCGCAGGTCGATATCGAGACCGAGGCATTCGCGGACGCGGTCGTCTGGGAATACTACGGCGAAGACGAATCCGGAGACGAAGGGTGGCATCCACTTGTACCGCCACAGAAACGAGCCAACACTGCCACGGCCGACAGCGGCATCGAAGCGGTCAAAGAGCAACTCCGGGAGCGCGATTCGTCCGACTACGACACACTCGCCGGATCCCAATCCGTCTCGGGAAGCGTAGCAGCCGATCAATCAGTATACGAAGGGACCTTCCAGATTCCGGGGACAATCACCAAACGGTCGGTCAACGGGATCGAAAGCCGGTGGCTTCGCTGTCGTCTGACTGATAGAAACAGAGACGTTTTCTCCACGTCGGTTCGAGACTTGGCGGTTCACGTCGGAAGCACCGACGACGTGAACGGTCTCGAACCAGATCACCTACTGTCGAACGACGTGCCGCTCTCCACTGACGACGGCAACATCAAGCCACTCGGCCAACTGCCACAACCGCCCACCTCCTTTTACGTCGCCTGCGAAGAAGCGTTCACGAAGTCCGGAGGCACCATCACCCTCAAATTCCATCCGCCGGAAGAGGACAGTGACACGTCAAGCGACGAGTCGGACAGTACCGACGGTTCTGACTCAGCGGGCAGCAGCGCTGGACGCGGTGCCGACATCGGAGTGATCGGCGGAGAGCCGCGACTCTCCTGGGAGTACTGGAACGGTGACGGGTGGGCACAACTCGACTCCGTCAACGACGAGACGGATACGTTCCACAACGCGGGTACCGTCACGTTTCAGGTACCCGACGATATCGATCCGACAACCGTTTCCGGGCACGAGAACGTCTGGATTCGGGCCCGCCTCGTCAGCGGAAACTACGGACAGCCCTCGATTAACGTACCGGAGAACGACGTGTTCGACGGACTCAACAGCGATCCGGACCCGCCGGTGTTCGGTGATGTCTCGATTCAGTACGAGCACCGCGGCCAGCCCTTCGATACGGTGTTCCGACACAACAACGCGTCGTACAGCGATGATCTCACGGAACGAATCGAGGCGTACGCTCCCTTTCAGGACCTTCCCGACGACGGACAGACAGTCTACCTCGGATTCGACGACAGCTTGCACGATGGACCACTCACGCTGTTCGTTCCCATCGACGACACGACGTATCCGCAGTCGTTCGACCCCGGAATGGAGTGGGAGTACTGTACGAGTCCGTCGGAGTTCTCCTGGACGGAACTCGACGTTCGAGACCGAACCGGTGGCTTCACCGAGCGCGGTATCGTCACGCTGACCTTTCCCGAGGAAACCACTGCATTCGACTTGTTCGGTCGCACCCGGCACTGGATTCGGATTCGAACGACGCAAGACGAGTTCGAGCGCCCCGAAACAGCCCAGCAGTCCCAAGGACCGGCAACAGCCCGAACCGTCGCTGACCGGTCGAGTCGAACGACGACGCCGCCGCTTCTGGAGGGACTGCATCTCAACACGCGATGGGCGTACAACAAGCGGACAATCGAAGACGAGATTCTCGGGTCATCAGATGGCTCTCACGACCAGTCGTTCCGGTGTGCGCACGCCCCGATGATCACGATTGAGGTGTGGGTAGACGAGGTCTCGACGCTATCTGCGGGAGAGCGACGTACGTTACTCGAAGAACGACCCAACGATGTCGAACGGGTGTTCGATGATCGAGGAGACCTCGCTGAATTCTGGGTCCGGTGGACGAACGTCGAGGACTTCCTCGACTCGGGGCCGACGGACCGACACTACGTCGTTAACAAGACCCTCGGAACGATCGAGTTCGGGAACGGGGACAACGGAGCGATTCCGCCGAGCGGACAGGACAACGTACGAGCGACGTACACCACCGGAGGCGGGAGCGATGGCAACGTCGATGCGGGGTCGGTATCGGATCTAAAGAGCTCGATTTCGCTCGTCGACGACGTGTCGAACCCCGAATCCGGCGATGGTGGCGCTGACGTTGAATCGATAGACGCGCTCGTGTCGCGGTCTGCAAACCGAATCAAGCACCGCGGGAAAGCCGTCACGCCATCGGATTACGAGCAAGTCGCACTGTCGGAATTCAGAGAGCTATCGACCGTAAAGTGCGAATCCACGTCGGACGGAGACGAGACGCGAGTAACCGTGATAATCGTCCCCGAAACAGAACGTGACAAACCGGTTCCGTCGATGGCGTTGAAACACCAAGTCAGAGATGTCTTGACCGACTGTGCGCCGGCCACTGTCGTCGAATCCGACGACATGGATATCGTCGTTCGCGGACCGGGATACGCGGAGATTTCCGTTCAGGCGACGATCCGCGCGCCGAATCTCAAGAGCGTGTCGTTGTTGAAACAGACGATACGCCGAGAACTCGACGAGTACCTCCACCCACTGACTGGCAAAGACGGGAAGGGCTGGTCGTTCGGTGAACTCCCCAGTTCCGACACACTCGTTCAGCGCCTCAACGACCTTGAAGAGGTCGCAGAGACGGTCGAAGCGACGACGTACGTCGAAATAAACGGTGAGCGCCGTGCACTCACCGAACGGACAGCAGACGAGATTCTTCCGCAGAACACCCTCGTCTGCAGTGGCCAGCACGATCTCAGAATCACCATGGACATGGAGTGA